In Dama dama isolate Ldn47 chromosome 20, ASM3311817v1, whole genome shotgun sequence, a single window of DNA contains:
- the ARHGEF2 gene encoding rho guanine nucleotide exchange factor 2 isoform X3 produces the protein MLSKSVSMSGINCFLGCSDPAGNLSQSSAADLSQSCSQLEGGSGTWAGSSLRRTLSFILGMTGKAKTREKEKMKEAKDARYTNGHLFTTISVSGMTMCYACNKSITAKEALICPTCNVTIHNRCKDTLANCTKVKQKQQKAALLKNNTALQSVSLRSKTTTRERPSSAIYPSDIRQSLLGSRRGRSSLSLAKSVSTTNIAGHFNDESPLGLRRILSQSTDSLNMRNRTLSVESLIDEGAEVIYNELMSDFEMDEKDFAADSWSLAVDSSFLQQHKKEVMKQQDVIYELIQTELHHVRTLKIMTRLFRTGMLEELQLEPAVVQGLFPCVDELTDIHTRFLSQLLDRRRQALCPGSTRNFVIHRLGDLLISQFSGPSAEQMRKTYSEFCSRHTKALKLYKELYARDKRFQQFIRKVTRSAVLKRHGVQECILLVTQRITKYPVLINRILQHSHGMEEERQDLTTALGLVKALLSNVDQDVHELEKGARLQEIYNRMDPRAQAPVPGKGPFGREELLRRKLIHDGCLLWKTATGRFKDVLMLLMTDVLVFLQEKDQKYIFPVLDKPSVVSLQNLIVRDIANQEKGMFLISAAPPEMYEVHTASRDDRSTWIRVIQQSVRVCPSREDFPLIETEDEAYLRRIKMELQQKDRALVELLQEKVGLFAEMTHFQVEEDGGSGVPLPTLPRGLFRSESLESPRGERLLQDAIREVEGLKDLLVGPGVELLLTPREPSLPVEPDSGGNTSPGVTAIDGEARTFNGSIELCRADSDSSQKDRNGNQLRSPQEEALQRLVNLYGLLHGLQAAVAQQDTLMEARFPEGPERREKLTRANSRDGEAGRVGGVPAAPEKQATELALLQRQHALLQEELRRCRRLGEERATEAGSLEARLRESEQARALLEREAEEARRQLAALGHTEPPLVAEAPWARRPLDPRRRSLPAGDALYLSFTPPQPSRGHDRLDLPVTVRSVHRPFEDRERQELGSPDERLQDSSDPDTGSEEEGSSRLSPPHSPRDFTRMQDIPEETESRDGEPVASES, from the exons ATGCTTTCCAAGTCTGTATCCATGAGTGGCATCAACTGCTTCTTGGGCTGCTCAGACCCAGCTG GGAATTTGTCCCAGTCTTCTGCCGCTGACCTCAGCCAAAG cTGCAGCCAACTGGAAGGGGGCTCAGGTACCTGGGCAGGCTCCTCCCTGCGACGGACACTCAGCTTCATCTTGGGCATGACCGGGAAGGCCAAG ACCCGGGAAAAGGAGAAGATGAAGGAAGCCAAGGACGCCCGCTACACCAATGGGCACCTCTTCACCACCATCTCCGTCTCGGGCATGACCATGTGCTATGCATGTAACAAGAGCATCACAGCCAAGGAAGCCCTCATCTGTCCGA CCTGCAATGTGACTATCCACAACCGCTGTAAAGACACCCTCGCCAACTGTACCAAGGTGAAGCAGAAG CAACAGAAAGCCGCCCTGCTGAAGAACAACACTGCTTTGCAGTCCGTTTCACTTCGCAGTAAGA CTACCACTCGGGAGCGGCCCAGCTCAGCCATCTACCCCTCCGACATCCGGCAGTCCCTGCTCGGCTCCCGCCGTGGCCGCTCCTCGTTGTCTTTAGCCAAAAGCGTCTCCACCACCAACATTGCTGG ACACTTCAATGATGAGTCTCCCCTGGGACTGCGCCGGATCCTCTCACAGTCCACGGACTCCCTCAACATGCGGAACCGGACACTGTCGGTGGAGTCCCTCATCGACGAAG GTGCTGAGGTGATCTACAACGAGCTGATGAGTGACTTTGAGATGGATGAGAAGGACTTTGCAGCTGATTCCTGGAGCCTTGCGGTGGATAGCAGCTTCTTGCAGCAGCATAAAAAGGAGGTGATGAAGCAGCAGGATGTCATCTATG AGCTGATCCAGACAGAGCTACACCACGTGCGGACACTGAAGATCATGACCCGCCTCTTCCGCACGGGCATGCTGGAAGAGCTGCAGCTGGAGCCGGCAGTGGTCCAGGGCCTGTTCCCCTGTGTGGACGAGCTCACTGACATCCACACACGCTTCCTCAGCCAGCTGCTGGATCGCCGGCGCCAGGCCCTGTGCCCCGGCAGCACCCGGAACTTCGTCATCCATCGCTTGGGGGACCTACTCATCAGCCAG TTCTCAGGTCCCAGTGCAGAGCAGATGCGGAAGACCTACTCAGAGTTCTGTAGCCGCCACACCAAGGCCTTAAAACTCTATAAGGAGCTGTATGCCCGAGACAAACGCTTCCAGCAGTTCATCCGG AAAGTGACCCGCTCGGCGGTGCTGAAGCGGCATGGGGTGCAAGAGTGCATTCTGCTAGTGACTCAGCGCATCACCAAGTACCCGGTGCTCATCAACCGCATCCTGCAGCATTCGCACG GGATGGAGGAGGAGCGCCAGGACCTGACCACGGCCCTGGGGCTGGTGAAGGCGCTGCTGTCCAACGTAGATCAGGATGTGCACGAGCTGGAGAAAGGGGCCCGCCTGCAGGAGATCTACAACCGCATGGACCCTCGGGCCCAGGCCCCGGTTCCTGGCAAGGGCCCCTTTGGCCGAGAGGAGCTCCTGCGGCGCAAGCTCATCCACGATGGTTGCCTGCTCTGGAAGACGGCGACCGGGCGCTTCAAAG ATGTGCTCATGCTGCTGATGACAGATGTGCTGGTGTTTCTCCAAGAGAAGGACCAGAAGTACATCTTTCCTGTCCTG GACAAGCCCTCGGTGGTGTCACTGCAGAATCTCATCGTCCGGGACATAGCCAACCAGGAGAAAGGGATGTTTCTGATCAGTGCGGCACCCCCGGAGATGTACGAGGTCCACACGGCATCCCGGGATGACCGGAGCACCTGGATCCGCGTCATTCAGCAGAGTGTgcgagt ATGCCCATCCAGGGAGGACTTCCCCCTGAttgagacagaggatgaggctTACCTCCGGCGTATCAAGA TGGAGCTGCAGCAGAAGGATCGGGCGCTGGTGGAGCTGCTGCAGGAGAAGGTTGGGCTATTTGCCGAGATGACCCACTTCCAGGTGGAAGAGGATGGCGGCAGCGGGGTGCCCCTGCCCACCCTGCCCAGGGGCCTCTTCCGCTCTGAGTCCCTTGAGTCCCCTCGTGGCGAGCGGCTACTGCAGGACGCCATCCGTGAGG TGGAGGGCCTGAAAGACCTGCTGGTAGGGCCTGGAGTGGAGCTGCTCTTGACGCCCCGGGAACCATCCTTGCCGGTGGAACCAGACAGTGGTGGTAACACGAGTCCTGGAGTCACTGCCA TAGATGGTGAGGCCAGAACCTTCAATGGATCCATTGAGCTCTGCAGAGCCGACTCAGACTCCAGCCAGAAG GATCGAAATGGAAATCAGCTGAGATCTCCCCAGGAG GAAGCGTTGCAACGATTGGTCAATCTCTATGGACTTCTGCACGGCCTACAG GCGGCTGTGGCCCAGCAGGACACTTTGATGGAAGCCCGGTTCCCTGAGGGCCCCGAGCGGCGGGAGAAGCTGACCAGAGCCAACTCCCGGGATGGGGAGGCTGGCAGAGTCGGGGGTGTCCCTGCGGCTCCTGAAAAGCAGGCTACGGAACTGGCATTGCTGCAGCGGCAACACGCGCTCTTGCAGGAGGAGCTGCGGCGCTGCCGGCGGCTCGGCGAGGAGCGTGCGACCGAGGCCGGCAGCCTGGAAGCCCGGCTCCGGGAGAGCGAGCAGGCCCGTGCCCTGCTGGAGCGGGAGGCCGAGGAGGCTCGCAGGCAGCTGGCCGCCTTGGGCCACACAGAACCCCCACTCGTGGCTGAGGCCCCCTGGGCCCGCCGGCCCCTGGATCCGCGGCGTCGGAGCCTCCCTGCTGGCGATGCCCTGTACTTGAGTTTCACACCCCCACAA CCCAGCCGAGGCCACGACCGCCTGGATTTGCCTGTGACTGTTCGCTCCGTCCATCGACCCTTTGAGGATCGAGAGAGGCAGGAGCTGGGCAGCCCCGACGAGCGGCTGCAAGATAGCAGTGACCCTGACACCGGCAGCGAGGAGGAGGGTAGCAGCCGTCTGTCTCCACCCCATAGTCCGCGAG aTTTCACCCGAATGCAGGACATCCCGGAAGAGACTGAGAGCCGAGATGGGGAGCCTGTAGCTTCCGAGAGCTAA
- the ARHGEF2 gene encoding rho guanine nucleotide exchange factor 2 isoform X1 translates to MLSKSVSMSGINCFLGCSDPAGNLSQSSAADLSQSCSQLEGGSGTWAGSSLRRTLSFILGMTGKAKTREKEKMKEAKDARYTNGHLFTTISVSGMTMCYACNKSITAKEALICPTCNVTIHNRCKDTLANCTKVKQKQQKAALLKNNTALQSVSLRSKTTTRERPSSAIYPSDIRQSLLGSRRGRSSLSLAKSVSTTNIAGHFNDESPLGLRRILSQSTDSLNMRNRTLSVESLIDEGAEVIYNELMSDFEMDEKDFAADSWSLAVDSSFLQQHKKEVMKQQDVIYELIQTELHHVRTLKIMTRLFRTGMLEELQLEPAVVQGLFPCVDELTDIHTRFLSQLLDRRRQALCPGSTRNFVIHRLGDLLISQFSGPSAEQMRKTYSEFCSRHTKALKLYKELYARDKRFQQFIRKVTRSAVLKRHGVQECILLVTQRITKYPVLINRILQHSHGMEEERQDLTTALGLVKALLSNVDQDVHELEKGARLQEIYNRMDPRAQAPVPGKGPFGREELLRRKLIHDGCLLWKTATGRFKDVLMLLMTDVLVFLQEKDQKYIFPVLDKPSVVSLQNLIVRDIANQEKGMFLISAAPPEMYEVHTASRDDRSTWIRVIQQSVRVCPSREDFPLIETEDEAYLRRIKMELQQKDRALVELLQEKVGLFAEMTHFQVEEDGGSGVPLPTLPRGLFRSESLESPRGERLLQDAIREVEGLKDLLVGPGVELLLTPREPSLPVEPDSGGNTSPGVTANGEARTFNGSIELCRADSDSSQKDRNGNQLRSPQEEALQRLVNLYGLLHGLQAAVAQQDTLMEARFPEGPERREKLTRANSRDGEAGRVGGVPAAPEKQATELALLQRQHALLQEELRRCRRLGEERATEAGSLEARLRESEQARALLEREAEEARRQLAALGHTEPPLVAEAPWARRPLDPRRRSLPAGDALYLSFTPPQPSRGHDRLDLPVTVRSVHRPFEDRERQELGSPDERLQDSSDPDTGSEEEGSSRLSPPHSPRDFTRMQDIPEETESRDGEPVASES, encoded by the exons ATGCTTTCCAAGTCTGTATCCATGAGTGGCATCAACTGCTTCTTGGGCTGCTCAGACCCAGCTG GGAATTTGTCCCAGTCTTCTGCCGCTGACCTCAGCCAAAG cTGCAGCCAACTGGAAGGGGGCTCAGGTACCTGGGCAGGCTCCTCCCTGCGACGGACACTCAGCTTCATCTTGGGCATGACCGGGAAGGCCAAG ACCCGGGAAAAGGAGAAGATGAAGGAAGCCAAGGACGCCCGCTACACCAATGGGCACCTCTTCACCACCATCTCCGTCTCGGGCATGACCATGTGCTATGCATGTAACAAGAGCATCACAGCCAAGGAAGCCCTCATCTGTCCGA CCTGCAATGTGACTATCCACAACCGCTGTAAAGACACCCTCGCCAACTGTACCAAGGTGAAGCAGAAG CAACAGAAAGCCGCCCTGCTGAAGAACAACACTGCTTTGCAGTCCGTTTCACTTCGCAGTAAGA CTACCACTCGGGAGCGGCCCAGCTCAGCCATCTACCCCTCCGACATCCGGCAGTCCCTGCTCGGCTCCCGCCGTGGCCGCTCCTCGTTGTCTTTAGCCAAAAGCGTCTCCACCACCAACATTGCTGG ACACTTCAATGATGAGTCTCCCCTGGGACTGCGCCGGATCCTCTCACAGTCCACGGACTCCCTCAACATGCGGAACCGGACACTGTCGGTGGAGTCCCTCATCGACGAAG GTGCTGAGGTGATCTACAACGAGCTGATGAGTGACTTTGAGATGGATGAGAAGGACTTTGCAGCTGATTCCTGGAGCCTTGCGGTGGATAGCAGCTTCTTGCAGCAGCATAAAAAGGAGGTGATGAAGCAGCAGGATGTCATCTATG AGCTGATCCAGACAGAGCTACACCACGTGCGGACACTGAAGATCATGACCCGCCTCTTCCGCACGGGCATGCTGGAAGAGCTGCAGCTGGAGCCGGCAGTGGTCCAGGGCCTGTTCCCCTGTGTGGACGAGCTCACTGACATCCACACACGCTTCCTCAGCCAGCTGCTGGATCGCCGGCGCCAGGCCCTGTGCCCCGGCAGCACCCGGAACTTCGTCATCCATCGCTTGGGGGACCTACTCATCAGCCAG TTCTCAGGTCCCAGTGCAGAGCAGATGCGGAAGACCTACTCAGAGTTCTGTAGCCGCCACACCAAGGCCTTAAAACTCTATAAGGAGCTGTATGCCCGAGACAAACGCTTCCAGCAGTTCATCCGG AAAGTGACCCGCTCGGCGGTGCTGAAGCGGCATGGGGTGCAAGAGTGCATTCTGCTAGTGACTCAGCGCATCACCAAGTACCCGGTGCTCATCAACCGCATCCTGCAGCATTCGCACG GGATGGAGGAGGAGCGCCAGGACCTGACCACGGCCCTGGGGCTGGTGAAGGCGCTGCTGTCCAACGTAGATCAGGATGTGCACGAGCTGGAGAAAGGGGCCCGCCTGCAGGAGATCTACAACCGCATGGACCCTCGGGCCCAGGCCCCGGTTCCTGGCAAGGGCCCCTTTGGCCGAGAGGAGCTCCTGCGGCGCAAGCTCATCCACGATGGTTGCCTGCTCTGGAAGACGGCGACCGGGCGCTTCAAAG ATGTGCTCATGCTGCTGATGACAGATGTGCTGGTGTTTCTCCAAGAGAAGGACCAGAAGTACATCTTTCCTGTCCTG GACAAGCCCTCGGTGGTGTCACTGCAGAATCTCATCGTCCGGGACATAGCCAACCAGGAGAAAGGGATGTTTCTGATCAGTGCGGCACCCCCGGAGATGTACGAGGTCCACACGGCATCCCGGGATGACCGGAGCACCTGGATCCGCGTCATTCAGCAGAGTGTgcgagt ATGCCCATCCAGGGAGGACTTCCCCCTGAttgagacagaggatgaggctTACCTCCGGCGTATCAAGA TGGAGCTGCAGCAGAAGGATCGGGCGCTGGTGGAGCTGCTGCAGGAGAAGGTTGGGCTATTTGCCGAGATGACCCACTTCCAGGTGGAAGAGGATGGCGGCAGCGGGGTGCCCCTGCCCACCCTGCCCAGGGGCCTCTTCCGCTCTGAGTCCCTTGAGTCCCCTCGTGGCGAGCGGCTACTGCAGGACGCCATCCGTGAGG TGGAGGGCCTGAAAGACCTGCTGGTAGGGCCTGGAGTGGAGCTGCTCTTGACGCCCCGGGAACCATCCTTGCCGGTGGAACCAGACAGTGGTGGTAACACGAGTCCTGGAGTCACTGCCA ATGGTGAGGCCAGAACCTTCAATGGATCCATTGAGCTCTGCAGAGCCGACTCAGACTCCAGCCAGAAG GATCGAAATGGAAATCAGCTGAGATCTCCCCAGGAG GAAGCGTTGCAACGATTGGTCAATCTCTATGGACTTCTGCACGGCCTACAG GCGGCTGTGGCCCAGCAGGACACTTTGATGGAAGCCCGGTTCCCTGAGGGCCCCGAGCGGCGGGAGAAGCTGACCAGAGCCAACTCCCGGGATGGGGAGGCTGGCAGAGTCGGGGGTGTCCCTGCGGCTCCTGAAAAGCAGGCTACGGAACTGGCATTGCTGCAGCGGCAACACGCGCTCTTGCAGGAGGAGCTGCGGCGCTGCCGGCGGCTCGGCGAGGAGCGTGCGACCGAGGCCGGCAGCCTGGAAGCCCGGCTCCGGGAGAGCGAGCAGGCCCGTGCCCTGCTGGAGCGGGAGGCCGAGGAGGCTCGCAGGCAGCTGGCCGCCTTGGGCCACACAGAACCCCCACTCGTGGCTGAGGCCCCCTGGGCCCGCCGGCCCCTGGATCCGCGGCGTCGGAGCCTCCCTGCTGGCGATGCCCTGTACTTGAGTTTCACACCCCCACAA CCCAGCCGAGGCCACGACCGCCTGGATTTGCCTGTGACTGTTCGCTCCGTCCATCGACCCTTTGAGGATCGAGAGAGGCAGGAGCTGGGCAGCCCCGACGAGCGGCTGCAAGATAGCAGTGACCCTGACACCGGCAGCGAGGAGGAGGGTAGCAGCCGTCTGTCTCCACCCCATAGTCCGCGAG aTTTCACCCGAATGCAGGACATCCCGGAAGAGACTGAGAGCCGAGATGGGGAGCCTGTAGCTTCCGAGAGCTAA
- the ARHGEF2 gene encoding rho guanine nucleotide exchange factor 2 isoform X4, whose protein sequence is MSRIESLTRARIDRSKELASKTREKEKMKEAKDARYTNGHLFTTISVSGMTMCYACNKSITAKEALICPTCNVTIHNRCKDTLANCTKVKQKQQKAALLKNNTALQSVSLRSKTTTRERPSSAIYPSDIRQSLLGSRRGRSSLSLAKSVSTTNIAGHFNDESPLGLRRILSQSTDSLNMRNRTLSVESLIDEGAEVIYNELMSDFEMDEKDFAADSWSLAVDSSFLQQHKKEVMKQQDVIYELIQTELHHVRTLKIMTRLFRTGMLEELQLEPAVVQGLFPCVDELTDIHTRFLSQLLDRRRQALCPGSTRNFVIHRLGDLLISQFSGPSAEQMRKTYSEFCSRHTKALKLYKELYARDKRFQQFIRKVTRSAVLKRHGVQECILLVTQRITKYPVLINRILQHSHGMEEERQDLTTALGLVKALLSNVDQDVHELEKGARLQEIYNRMDPRAQAPVPGKGPFGREELLRRKLIHDGCLLWKTATGRFKDVLMLLMTDVLVFLQEKDQKYIFPVLDKPSVVSLQNLIVRDIANQEKGMFLISAAPPEMYEVHTASRDDRSTWIRVIQQSVRVCPSREDFPLIETEDEAYLRRIKMELQQKDRALVELLQEKVGLFAEMTHFQVEEDGGSGVPLPTLPRGLFRSESLESPRGERLLQDAIREVEGLKDLLVGPGVELLLTPREPSLPVEPDSGGNTSPGVTAIDGEARTFNGSIELCRADSDSSQKDRNGNQLRSPQEEALQRLVNLYGLLHGLQAAVAQQDTLMEARFPEGPERREKLTRANSRDGEAGRVGGVPAAPEKQATELALLQRQHALLQEELRRCRRLGEERATEAGSLEARLRESEQARALLEREAEEARRQLAALGHTEPPLVAEAPWARRPLDPRRRSLPAGDALYLSFTPPQPSRGHDRLDLPVTVRSVHRPFEDRERQELGSPDERLQDSSDPDTGSEEEGSSRLSPPHSPRDFTRMQDIPEETESRDGEPVASES, encoded by the exons ATGTCTCGGATCGAATCCCTCACACGGGCGCGGATCGACCGGAGCAAAGAGCTGGCCAGCAAG ACCCGGGAAAAGGAGAAGATGAAGGAAGCCAAGGACGCCCGCTACACCAATGGGCACCTCTTCACCACCATCTCCGTCTCGGGCATGACCATGTGCTATGCATGTAACAAGAGCATCACAGCCAAGGAAGCCCTCATCTGTCCGA CCTGCAATGTGACTATCCACAACCGCTGTAAAGACACCCTCGCCAACTGTACCAAGGTGAAGCAGAAG CAACAGAAAGCCGCCCTGCTGAAGAACAACACTGCTTTGCAGTCCGTTTCACTTCGCAGTAAGA CTACCACTCGGGAGCGGCCCAGCTCAGCCATCTACCCCTCCGACATCCGGCAGTCCCTGCTCGGCTCCCGCCGTGGCCGCTCCTCGTTGTCTTTAGCCAAAAGCGTCTCCACCACCAACATTGCTGG ACACTTCAATGATGAGTCTCCCCTGGGACTGCGCCGGATCCTCTCACAGTCCACGGACTCCCTCAACATGCGGAACCGGACACTGTCGGTGGAGTCCCTCATCGACGAAG GTGCTGAGGTGATCTACAACGAGCTGATGAGTGACTTTGAGATGGATGAGAAGGACTTTGCAGCTGATTCCTGGAGCCTTGCGGTGGATAGCAGCTTCTTGCAGCAGCATAAAAAGGAGGTGATGAAGCAGCAGGATGTCATCTATG AGCTGATCCAGACAGAGCTACACCACGTGCGGACACTGAAGATCATGACCCGCCTCTTCCGCACGGGCATGCTGGAAGAGCTGCAGCTGGAGCCGGCAGTGGTCCAGGGCCTGTTCCCCTGTGTGGACGAGCTCACTGACATCCACACACGCTTCCTCAGCCAGCTGCTGGATCGCCGGCGCCAGGCCCTGTGCCCCGGCAGCACCCGGAACTTCGTCATCCATCGCTTGGGGGACCTACTCATCAGCCAG TTCTCAGGTCCCAGTGCAGAGCAGATGCGGAAGACCTACTCAGAGTTCTGTAGCCGCCACACCAAGGCCTTAAAACTCTATAAGGAGCTGTATGCCCGAGACAAACGCTTCCAGCAGTTCATCCGG AAAGTGACCCGCTCGGCGGTGCTGAAGCGGCATGGGGTGCAAGAGTGCATTCTGCTAGTGACTCAGCGCATCACCAAGTACCCGGTGCTCATCAACCGCATCCTGCAGCATTCGCACG GGATGGAGGAGGAGCGCCAGGACCTGACCACGGCCCTGGGGCTGGTGAAGGCGCTGCTGTCCAACGTAGATCAGGATGTGCACGAGCTGGAGAAAGGGGCCCGCCTGCAGGAGATCTACAACCGCATGGACCCTCGGGCCCAGGCCCCGGTTCCTGGCAAGGGCCCCTTTGGCCGAGAGGAGCTCCTGCGGCGCAAGCTCATCCACGATGGTTGCCTGCTCTGGAAGACGGCGACCGGGCGCTTCAAAG ATGTGCTCATGCTGCTGATGACAGATGTGCTGGTGTTTCTCCAAGAGAAGGACCAGAAGTACATCTTTCCTGTCCTG GACAAGCCCTCGGTGGTGTCACTGCAGAATCTCATCGTCCGGGACATAGCCAACCAGGAGAAAGGGATGTTTCTGATCAGTGCGGCACCCCCGGAGATGTACGAGGTCCACACGGCATCCCGGGATGACCGGAGCACCTGGATCCGCGTCATTCAGCAGAGTGTgcgagt ATGCCCATCCAGGGAGGACTTCCCCCTGAttgagacagaggatgaggctTACCTCCGGCGTATCAAGA TGGAGCTGCAGCAGAAGGATCGGGCGCTGGTGGAGCTGCTGCAGGAGAAGGTTGGGCTATTTGCCGAGATGACCCACTTCCAGGTGGAAGAGGATGGCGGCAGCGGGGTGCCCCTGCCCACCCTGCCCAGGGGCCTCTTCCGCTCTGAGTCCCTTGAGTCCCCTCGTGGCGAGCGGCTACTGCAGGACGCCATCCGTGAGG TGGAGGGCCTGAAAGACCTGCTGGTAGGGCCTGGAGTGGAGCTGCTCTTGACGCCCCGGGAACCATCCTTGCCGGTGGAACCAGACAGTGGTGGTAACACGAGTCCTGGAGTCACTGCCA TAGATGGTGAGGCCAGAACCTTCAATGGATCCATTGAGCTCTGCAGAGCCGACTCAGACTCCAGCCAGAAG GATCGAAATGGAAATCAGCTGAGATCTCCCCAGGAG GAAGCGTTGCAACGATTGGTCAATCTCTATGGACTTCTGCACGGCCTACAG GCGGCTGTGGCCCAGCAGGACACTTTGATGGAAGCCCGGTTCCCTGAGGGCCCCGAGCGGCGGGAGAAGCTGACCAGAGCCAACTCCCGGGATGGGGAGGCTGGCAGAGTCGGGGGTGTCCCTGCGGCTCCTGAAAAGCAGGCTACGGAACTGGCATTGCTGCAGCGGCAACACGCGCTCTTGCAGGAGGAGCTGCGGCGCTGCCGGCGGCTCGGCGAGGAGCGTGCGACCGAGGCCGGCAGCCTGGAAGCCCGGCTCCGGGAGAGCGAGCAGGCCCGTGCCCTGCTGGAGCGGGAGGCCGAGGAGGCTCGCAGGCAGCTGGCCGCCTTGGGCCACACAGAACCCCCACTCGTGGCTGAGGCCCCCTGGGCCCGCCGGCCCCTGGATCCGCGGCGTCGGAGCCTCCCTGCTGGCGATGCCCTGTACTTGAGTTTCACACCCCCACAA CCCAGCCGAGGCCACGACCGCCTGGATTTGCCTGTGACTGTTCGCTCCGTCCATCGACCCTTTGAGGATCGAGAGAGGCAGGAGCTGGGCAGCCCCGACGAGCGGCTGCAAGATAGCAGTGACCCTGACACCGGCAGCGAGGAGGAGGGTAGCAGCCGTCTGTCTCCACCCCATAGTCCGCGAG aTTTCACCCGAATGCAGGACATCCCGGAAGAGACTGAGAGCCGAGATGGGGAGCCTGTAGCTTCCGAGAGCTAA